Proteins encoded together in one Macadamia integrifolia cultivar HAES 741 chromosome 8, SCU_Mint_v3, whole genome shotgun sequence window:
- the LOC122085439 gene encoding receptor-like serine/threonine-protein kinase At2g45590, with the protein MPSRQPPPPPWRPLVSLTATAPPRPPEPPNTEPAQPHNHHHHHSHRSSKLILPIAGGAAALSILFFLAVLYRKLSRSRTVPADLKPPHRFSYTVLRHATSSFASSNRLGQGGFGSVYRGTLPSGKEIAVKIMDSGSLQGEREFQNELSLAGKIDCDRVVTLLGFSCHRKRRRMLLVYELMHNRSLQDALLHRKCPELMEWKKRLAVAIDIAKGLEFLHTVCDPPVIHGDIKPSNILLDSYFSAKIADFGLARLKTENSDSVAVEIVENDSKGKKVESSENNGGGGGGDENGSILEETESVTTGYDDANAGVDHSPESLIGVPDAEASPETTFVAEASPSEILDKASVSEGYLDKLSVDSSKDVISGGRGNRRGGKKKSISGKDWWWRKDNNDGGASESGGVKDYVMEWIGNEIKERPKSDWIRSSASADEATGTVTVKPSGKSERKKQKRLEWWTSLDEEKIPKKDKSRPRREWWREEFCEELTEKKNKKGLKSRSGSSAGDRWWQRDEDLVSERRKKNRSRSSRSSVDWWLDGLSGDLRNGGWRNSQDWASGEIPKSGGISSTPSMRGTVCYIAPEYCGSGYLSEKCDVYSFGVLMLVLISGRRPLQVTASPMSEFERANLLSWARHLAHAGKLLDLIDPSIQSLDRVQALLCITVALLCLQRSPAHRPSMKKVVAMLSGESEPPHLPLEFSPSPPSNFPYKSRKKARAVN; encoded by the coding sequence ATGCCCTCACGCCAACCTCCGCCGCCGCCGTGGCGGCCTTTGGTTTCGTTAACCGCCACAGCACCACCGCGTCCACCTGAACCCCCAAATACTGAACCAGCTCAGCCGCAcaatcaccaccaccatcacagCCACCGTAGCTCTAAGCTTATTCTACCAATCGCTGGTGGTGCTGCTGCTctatctattcttttctttttagccGTTCTCTACCGGAAATTGTCTCGCAGTCGGACGGTTCCGGCCGATCTGAAGCCGCCTCACCGCTTCTCTTACACTGTTCTCCGCCATGCAACTTCTTCGTTTGCCTCCTCTAACCGCTTAGGCCAAGGCGGATTTGGTTCTGTTTACCGTGGTACTCTCCCCTCCGGCAAGGAAATTGCCGTCAAGATCATGGATTCTGGCTCCTTGCAGGGGGAGCGTGAGTTCCAGAATGAGTTGTCACTTGCTGGTAAGATTGACTGCGACCGTGTGGTGACGCTCCTCGGTTTCTCCTGTCATCGAAAGCGTCGACGGATGTTGCTTGTGTATGAGCTTATGCATAACCGGAGCTTGCAAGATGCTTTGCTTCATCGTAAGTGTCCAGAGCTGATGGAGTGGAAGAAGCGGTTAGCTGTTGCAATCGACATTGCCAAAGGTCTTGAGTTTCTCCACACCGTCTGCGATCCCCCTGTGATTCACGGTGATATCAAGCCCAGTAACATCTTGTTGGATTCCTATTTCTCCGCCAAGATCGCTGATTTCGGTCTCGCTCGATTGAAAACTGAAAATTCCGATTCCGTCGCCGTTGAGATTGTCGAGAATGATTCCAAGGGGAAGAAGGTAGAGTCATCGGAAAATAATGGTGGCGGTGGAGGAGGAGACGAGAATGGATCTATACTTGAAGAGACAGAGAGCGTGACTACCGGTTATGATGACGCCAATGCCGGTGTGGACCACTCGCCGGAGAGTTTAATCGGGGTTCCTGATGCCGAAGCGTCACCGGAGACGACCTTCGTAGCAGAGGCGTCCCCTTCTGAGATCTTGGATAAGGCGAGCGTGTCGGAGGGTTATTTAGATAAACTTAGCGTTGATAGTAGCAAGGATGTAATTAGTGGCGGCAGGGGAAACCGGAGGGGCGGCAAGAAGAAGAGTATTTCAGGGAAAGACTGGTGGTGGCGTAAGGACAATAATGACGGAGGTGCTTCTGAATCTGGAGGCGTGAAGGACTATGTGATGGAGTGGATTGGGAATGAGATTAAGGAGAGACCCAAGAGCGATTGGATTAGATCTTCAGCTTCTGCCGATGAGGCTACGGGTACGGTTACTGTGAAGCCCAGTGGGAAATCAGAACGGAAAAAACAGAAGCGTTTGGAGTGGTGGACTTCGTTGGACGAAGAGAAGATCCCAAAGAAGGATAAGAGCCGACCGCGGCGGGAGTGGTGGCGGGAGGAGTTCTGTGAAGAACTTActgagaaaaagaacaaaaagggcTTAAAGTCCAGAAGCGGCAGTAGTGCAGGAGACCGTTGGTGGCAGAGGGATGAGGATTTGGTATccgagaggaggaagaagaaccgTAGCCGGAGTAGTCGAAGCAGTGTGGATTGGTGGTTAGATGGGCTCAGCGGAGATCTCAGGAACGGTGGTTGGCGCAATAGCCAGGACTGGGCCAGTGGTGAGATTCCCAAGAGTGGCGGTATCAGCAGCACCCCAAGCATGAGAGGCACCGTCTGCTACATCGCTCCCGAGTACTGCGGTAGTGGTTATCTCTCTGAGAAGTGTGACGTCTACAGTTTTGGGGTTCTTATGTTAGTTCTCATTTCCGGCCGACGGCCTCTCCAGGTGACTGCTTCACCCATGTCGGAATTCGAACGAGCCAACCTTCTTTCATGGGCTCGTCATCTTGCTCACGCTGGGAAGTTGCTGGACCTTATCGATCCATCCATTCAGTCTCTGGACAGAGTTCAAGCTCTTCTCTGCATCACAGTTGCGCTTCTTTGCTTGCAACGCTCGCCTGCGCATCGACCCTCCATGAAAAAAGTTGTGGCGATGCTTTCCGGTGAGTCTGAGCCTCCTCACCTACCTTTAGAATTCTCCCCTTCACCACCCTCTAATTTTCCGTACAAGTCCCGGAAGAAGGCTCGGGCAGTTAACTGA
- the LOC122085473 gene encoding glycosylinositol phosphorylceramide mannosyl transferase 1-like, which produces MAAIIGLRDGVSTGAGLNGGFYSPAKEKASNRGVYNSRSPFLLRRIRQLLGVGKFNLFLLLCFFVTLLFIGFRIDSFMGWNPHYSSSVSSPSRGGYTVLINTWKRNSLLKQAVGHYASCSGTDALRVIWSESDPPSKSLKDYLKHIVQSKSQTAHKPNFKFDLNEEDNLNNRFKPIKDLRTDAIFSVDDDVIIPCTTLDMAFTVWQSAPSTMVGFVPRMHWIDIKKDGVAHYKYGGWWSVWWMGTYSMVLSKAAFFHRKYLDLYTYTMPSSIRDYVTRERNCEDIAMSLLVANATGAPPVWVKGKIYEIGSSGISSLKGHSNRRNTCLNDFVSLYGTMPLVSTNLKAVDARHEWSW; this is translated from the exons ATGGCGGCCATAATCGGATTGAGAGATGGTGTTTCTACCGGAGCTGGTCTCAACGGTGGTTTTTATTCACCAGCCAAGGAGAAGGCCTCCAACAGGGGTGTCTACAATAGCCGCTCGCCTTTTCTGCTACGTCGGATCCGGCAGTTGCTTGGGGTTggcaagttcaatttatttctcttgttgTGTTTCTTCGTTACCCTTCTTTTCATTGGCTTCAGGATCGATTCTTTTATGGGATGGAACCCTCATTACTCTTCTTcggtttcttctccttctag GGGTGGCTACACAGTGTTGATTAACACATGGAAGCGCAATTCTCTTCTTAAGCAAGCCGTTGGTCATTATGCATCATGTAGTGGGACTGATGCTTTACGTGTGATTTGGAGTGAGAGTGATCCACCATCAAAGAGCCTAAAGGACTATCTTAAGCATATTGTACAGTCGAAGTCACAAACTGCTCATAAACCTAACTTCAAATTTGACCTGAATGAGGAGGACAATCTGAATAATAGATTTAAGCCAATTAAGGACCTCAGAACAGATGCCATTTTTTCTGTGGATGATGATGTTATTATTCCCTGCACCACTCTGGATATGGCGTTTACTGTATGGCAAAGTGCCCCATCCACAATGGTGGGATTTGTTCCCCGCATGCATTGGATAGACATAAAG AAGGATGGTGTTGCACATTATAAATATGGAGGTTGGTGGTCTGTTTGGTGGATGGGTACTTACAGTATGGTCCTCTCCAAAGCAGCATTCTTTCACAGAAAGTACTTGGATTTGTACACATACACAATGCCTTCATCTATACGTGATTATGTGACgagggaaag AAACTGTGAAGACATTGCAATGTCTCTTCTTGTTGCAAATGCCACGGGTGCCCCCCCAGTCTGGGTTAAAG GGAAGATATATGAGATTGGTTCATCGGGCATCAGCAGTCTGAAAGGGCACAGTAATAGAAGGAATACATGCCTCAATGACTTCGTTTCCCTCTATGGAACTATGCCTCTAGTATCAACCAATTTAAAAGCAGTGGATGCAAGACATGAATGGTCCTGGTAA